One Deltaproteobacteria bacterium genomic window, GAACTTTATTGCAAGAGCCTCCCCTCAAGGAGCCTCCCCCGAGAGAATTATTCTTGAATAAAAACAGCCAGATACGAATAATTATGCTTATTCAAAGACGCTGCATCCCCGTGCGGAATCTCCGAAAAAAACCAGAGCCCGTTTTTCTTGGCCCCCATCATGATAAGACATCAAAGACTTCAAATATTCATGGCAGAGCATATGTTGACCCGGCCCAATCTATCGTTACAAAACCTCTTGATACCTATCCAGACTCATATCCCTGCCACGGCATTCGTGGGTGGCTTTTGTTTCGACCTCGCCACCCTCGGGCGGATTGATAGCTATACTAACTTTTTTGTCCACGGTTTTTGGTTGCTCATAAGCGGCATGATTTTAGTGATGACCCTCGTCGCACAATCTGAGTGGACGTACACGGGGCCAAGAATCAAAAGGCGGCTGGCATCATCGTTTCTTAAACATGACCAATTTGTATTCCATTTCGCACTGGGCGCTCTTTTAAGTGCCTTCACAATCTTCTATTTCAAATCCAGTTCCGCGGCCGTTTCTATTCTCTTTTTAGGACTTCTGGCCGGTCTTCTGATCCTCAATGAAATGAAGCGGTTTCAAAAAATCGGTCCCTTTATCAGGTGCATGCTTTACCAAATTGCGCTCCTAACATTTGCCACCTATATCATTCCGATACTTCTGGGCTCTTTAAGCTATGCAGTCTTTGCCCTGGCTCTTTGCTCCAGCGCCGCCATTGCCCTTGGCCTTGGTGCCGTCCTCAAAAAGTTAGATTACCCCGCTAGGTCGTTGCGGCTTTATTATTTGAACCCAACTCTCATCGCATTCGGGCTATTTACCGGGCTCTACGCAAGCAATGCTATACCGCCCATACCCCTCTCCACTCAGCACATTGGCGTTTACCACGATGTCCGAGTAAGTAAATCCGGGTATGCCATCAAACAAGATCCGCGTGGGCAATCCATGCTGCCTTTTGCTCAAGACACCTTCTTTGCACGGCCAGCCGATAAGGTCTTTGTCTTTACGCGTATTTTTGCGCCGCGTCACTTCAGCGATTCAATATACCTTCGATGGCAAAAAGAACTCGCCAACGGTAGCTGGCATACAACGGATACAATACCGATGAAGATCCGTGGCGGGCGAGAGATGGGTTACCGCGGCTACGGCTACAAAGCCAACTACCAGGCTGGGAATTGGCGCGTATTTGTGGAAACAAAAGATGGGCGCGAAGTAGGCAGCGTTTCCTTTGCCATCCAAAAAGATGATTCCGACACATCAAGAATTTTTCAGTCAAGAGTGCACTAGACCGCCTGCAAAATGTTTCAGAATGCGTAAAGCACTGAATTACTTCGTCTCAATGCATCCCACACAAAGGCTTTCAAAAGCCCGGCAAAAGTCACGATGACTTAACGCCATGGTTTTTCGTGGGTCATGAGGGTTACGAATAATCACTTTATCTTCTG contains:
- a CDS encoding DUF2914 domain-containing protein, with amino-acid sequence MAEHMLTRPNLSLQNLLIPIQTHIPATAFVGGFCFDLATLGRIDSYTNFFVHGFWLLISGMILVMTLVAQSEWTYTGPRIKRRLASSFLKHDQFVFHFALGALLSAFTIFYFKSSSAAVSILFLGLLAGLLILNEMKRFQKIGPFIRCMLYQIALLTFATYIIPILLGSLSYAVFALALCSSAAIALGLGAVLKKLDYPARSLRLYYLNPTLIAFGLFTGLYASNAIPPIPLSTQHIGVYHDVRVSKSGYAIKQDPRGQSMLPFAQDTFFARPADKVFVFTRIFAPRHFSDSIYLRWQKELANGSWHTTDTIPMKIRGGREMGYRGYGYKANYQAGNWRVFVETKDGREVGSVSFAIQKDDSDTSRIFQSRVH